One Anastrepha obliqua isolate idAnaObli1 chromosome 6, idAnaObli1_1.0, whole genome shotgun sequence DNA window includes the following coding sequences:
- the LOC129250734 gene encoding uncharacterized protein LOC129250734: MALVHETSNRGKPVLDKWSVIEVRLFRIVVDHVMASPEGQTPGFDSVEVGRGYRVIKCDDQFSVHFLTDVIGKIQNGWEGLKVKLIPASEIPRRPRARIWVPNMEFEVNQLIPYLQAHNRSVPMTDWSIIKAEAPQRHSISFLLLITEESLGPLEKVENKLRFGIRESQLKIFLPANPEEEQEEVGGANELLTGMQLDDTESQLKIFLPANPEEEQEEVGGANELLTGMQLDDTESEKGNQ; encoded by the coding sequence ATGGCATTGGTACATGAAACCTCTAACCGTGGAAAACCAGTGCTTGACAAGTGGTCAGTGATTGAGGTACGGTTGTTTCGCATAGTCGTTGACCATGTCATGGCGAGCCCGGAGGGCCAAACACCAGGTTTCGACTCAGTGGAGGTAGGCCGCGGTTACCGTGTCATTAAATGCGATGACCAATTCTCAGTGCATTTTTTGACAGACGTGATTGGTAAAATCCAGAACGGCTGGGAAGGCTTGAAAGTCAAGCTAATTCCGGCTAGCGAGATTCCACGaaggccgagggctcgcatctgggTACCAAACATGGAGTTTGAAGTCAATCAATTAATCCCCTACCTCCAGGCGCATAATCGCTCGGTGCCGATGACCGATTGgtcgatcatcaaagcggaAGCTCCGCAAAGGCACAGCATCTCTTTCCTCCTTCTAATTACAGAAGAGAGTCTGGGACCACTGGagaaagtggaaaacaaacTTCGGTTTGGCATTAGGGAATCCCAGCTGAAGATATTCCTTCCTGCAAATCCGGAAGAGGAGCAGGAGGAGGTCGGTGGTGCCAACGAACTGCTGACTGGCATGCAGCTAGATGACACCGAGTCCCAGCTGAAGATATTCCTTCCTGCAAATCCGGAAGAGGAGCAGGAGGAGGTCGGTGGTGCCAACGAACTGCTGACTGGCATGCAGCTAGATGATACCGAGTCCGAAAAAGGAAACCAATAA